The Bernardetia litoralis DSM 6794 genome includes a window with the following:
- a CDS encoding ABC transporter permease, translated as MAQNLTQNNTDLTDDYWTEEIVPKGSLFDLKLKEVWKYRDLIFLFVKRDFVAQYKQTVLGPTWHFIVPFVTTILYVIVFGNIMNVTTDGIHPFLFYLTSTLSWSFFSKCLQGTAVTFSANQAIFGKVYFPRLVTPISTIISALLNFTISLVLLIGSVAYFYLFTDEKIFLSNWFFALPLLLFISGLLALGLGIIISSLTTKYKDLTVFIGFGVQLLMFFSAVLYPLSQIPAEYAWAAKYNPLVPLMEAFRMAFLGVGSVNFIDVVYTGILSVVVFIIGIVLFNRTERTFMDTV; from the coding sequence ATGGCTCAGAATCTTACTCAGAATAATACAGATTTAACAGATGATTATTGGACTGAAGAAATTGTACCTAAGGGTAGTTTATTTGATTTGAAATTAAAAGAAGTTTGGAAATATAGAGATTTAATTTTTCTCTTTGTAAAGCGTGATTTTGTTGCACAATATAAACAAACAGTTTTAGGACCTACTTGGCATTTTATTGTTCCTTTTGTTACTACTATTTTGTACGTGATTGTATTTGGAAATATTATGAATGTTACTACTGATGGTATTCATCCATTTTTATTTTATCTAACAAGTACTTTATCTTGGTCATTTTTCTCAAAATGTTTACAAGGTACAGCTGTTACTTTCTCTGCTAATCAAGCCATTTTTGGAAAAGTCTATTTTCCTCGTTTGGTTACTCCTATTTCTACTATCATTTCAGCATTACTTAATTTTACTATTAGTCTAGTTTTACTTATTGGCTCAGTAGCTTATTTTTATCTCTTTACAGATGAAAAAATATTTCTTTCTAACTGGTTTTTTGCTTTGCCTTTATTATTATTCATTAGTGGGCTATTAGCTCTAGGATTAGGAATTATAATTTCTTCTCTAACAACAAAATATAAAGATTTAACTGTTTTTATTGGATTTGGTGTTCAGCTTCTCATGTTTTTCTCTGCTGTTTTGTATCCTTTATCTCAAATTCCTGCCGAATATGCTTGGGCTGCAAAATATAACCCTCTAGTTCCTTTAATGGAGGCATTCAGAATGGCTTTTTTGGGAGTAGGAAGTGTAAATTTTATTGATGTAGTTTATACAGGAATTTTATCTGTTGTGGTATTTATTATTGGAATTGTTCTTTTCAATCGTACTGAGAGAACTTTTATGGATACTGTATAA
- the gmk gene encoding guanylate kinase has product MSQKLIIFSAPSGAGKTTIVKHLLSVYPKTLSFSISATTRSPRAYEKPSQDYYFISVEEFRKKIDNKAFIEYEQVYDGLYYGTLRSEVERLWSEGKVVVFDVDVKGGVALKQEFQEAALAVFVKPPSITELRKRLLSRQTETDETLKERVEKAEIEMEFAPFFDEVVINDSLSEALDYSEKIVEEFISKKPQHNHHQHHKNITL; this is encoded by the coding sequence ATGAGCCAAAAGCTAATTATTTTCTCAGCCCCTTCTGGAGCTGGCAAAACTACCATCGTCAAACACTTATTGAGTGTTTATCCCAAAACTTTGAGTTTTTCAATTTCTGCTACTACTCGCTCGCCTCGGGCTTATGAAAAACCAAGTCAAGATTATTATTTTATTTCTGTTGAAGAATTTAGAAAAAAAATTGATAATAAAGCATTTATAGAGTACGAACAAGTCTATGACGGACTTTATTATGGAACATTACGAAGCGAAGTCGAACGGCTTTGGAGTGAAGGAAAAGTTGTTGTCTTTGATGTAGATGTAAAAGGAGGAGTTGCTCTTAAACAAGAGTTTCAAGAAGCTGCTCTTGCTGTATTTGTAAAACCACCATCCATAACAGAACTTCGAAAAAGGCTTTTATCTCGCCAAACAGAAACAGACGAAACACTAAAAGAAAGAGTAGAAAAAGCTGAAATAGAAATGGAATTTGCTCCTTTCTTTGATGAGGTTGTAATTAATGATTCACTTAGTGAAGCCCTAGATTATAGCGAAAAAATAGTAGAAGAATTTATTTCCAAGAAGCCTCAACACAATCATCATCAACATCATAAAAATATAACTCTATGA
- the nadD gene encoding nicotinate (nicotinamide) nucleotide adenylyltransferase, translated as MKVGLYFGSFNPIHVGHLITANTIVENSELDQVWFIVSPHNPHKQKSSLLHEFDRYDMVRLAIADNEKLRVSDIEFNLPKPSYTIDTLTYIQEKHPNYEFQILIGEDNLTHFHKWKNHEQILEYYGVLVYPREGTLKTQFHNHPKIKLVEAPLLNISATYIRKLIKEDKSIRYLVPNEVEVLIRSKKFYL; from the coding sequence ATGAAAGTAGGTCTTTATTTTGGCTCGTTTAATCCTATCCATGTTGGACATTTGATTACTGCCAATACAATTGTGGAAAATTCAGAACTAGATCAAGTATGGTTTATTGTTTCGCCTCACAACCCACACAAACAAAAATCTTCTCTGCTTCATGAGTTTGATAGATATGATATGGTGCGTTTAGCGATTGCTGATAATGAAAAATTGCGTGTGAGTGATATAGAATTTAATTTGCCAAAACCAAGTTATACCATTGATACACTTACTTACATCCAAGAAAAACATCCAAATTATGAATTTCAAATTTTGATAGGAGAAGACAATCTAACTCATTTTCATAAATGGAAAAATCATGAACAAATTTTGGAATATTATGGTGTTTTGGTTTATCCAAGAGAAGGAACACTCAAAACTCAATTTCATAATCATCCCAAAATAAAATTGGTAGAAGCTCCACTATTGAATATTTCGGCTACATATATTAGAAAATTAATCAAAGAAGATAAATCTATTCGTTATCTAGTTCCGAATGAAGTGGAGGTTTTGATTCGCTCTAAGAAGTTTTATTTGTAA
- a CDS encoding vWA domain-containing protein, which yields MKNYNYTFTILLFLGSYFISDFAFSQRTIRGTVTSADGDLIGATVQIKGSQNGTSTDIDGKYSITVPEGYDVLIFRYVGFENKEVTIGTQTVIDVELGKSEGLSEVVIMNSLAGRVAGVRIRGNSSRTKRKAKNISYKEVNTESYANNEENGFSSVSQNPLSTFSIDVDKASYSNVRRFLNDGEMPPQDAVRVEEMINYFNYDYNEPTGKHPFGVTTEYGNCAWNENHKLVLVGLQAKKIKKDNLPNSNIVFLLDVSGSMNSHNKLPLLKKGLTELVKELRENDKVAIVVYAGAAGVVLPSTSGTKKEEIIAALDKLSAGGSTAGGQGIELAYKIAKENFIKDGTNRVILCTDGDFNVGSSSDGDMQRLIEKQRESGVFLTCLGFGMGNYKDSKLETLADKGNGNYGYIDDFQEARKMLVTEFSGTLFTLAKDVKIQIEFNPNYVAAYRLVGYENRLLNEEDFDNDTKDAGEIGVGHTVTALYEIIPVGVKSDFLPKKDNKGKRLKYQNSEVSEAAGSQELMTVKFRYKQPDGKKSTEFEEIIMNEVKINNSENFVWTNVVAMFGMILTDSKYKKEKDSDLYKWILENAPNAKTKDEEGYRGEFIRLVKTAESLKK from the coding sequence ATGAAAAATTACAATTACACATTTACAATTCTCTTATTTTTGGGGAGTTATTTTATTTCAGATTTTGCTTTTTCTCAACGAACCATTAGAGGAACAGTTACAAGTGCTGATGGAGATTTAATTGGAGCAACTGTTCAAATAAAGGGTTCACAAAATGGTACTTCAACAGATATAGATGGAAAGTATTCTATTACAGTTCCTGAAGGATATGATGTTTTAATTTTTCGTTATGTAGGATTTGAAAATAAAGAAGTTACTATTGGAACACAGACTGTTATTGATGTAGAGTTAGGAAAAAGTGAAGGACTTAGTGAAGTCGTTATCATGAATAGTTTGGCAGGCAGAGTAGCAGGTGTTCGTATAAGAGGAAATAGTAGCAGAACAAAACGAAAAGCAAAAAATATTTCTTACAAAGAAGTAAATACAGAAAGTTATGCAAATAATGAAGAAAATGGTTTTAGTTCGGTTTCTCAAAATCCACTTTCTACTTTTTCTATTGATGTCGATAAGGCTTCTTATTCTAATGTTCGTCGTTTTTTGAATGATGGAGAAATGCCTCCTCAAGATGCTGTTAGAGTAGAAGAAATGATAAATTATTTCAATTATGATTACAATGAGCCAACTGGAAAACATCCTTTTGGAGTTACGACAGAGTATGGAAATTGTGCTTGGAATGAAAACCACAAACTTGTTTTGGTAGGATTACAAGCCAAAAAAATCAAAAAAGATAATTTACCAAATAGTAATATTGTTTTTCTGCTTGATGTTTCGGGTTCAATGAATTCTCATAATAAATTGCCTTTACTCAAAAAAGGACTTACAGAGTTGGTAAAAGAATTACGAGAAAATGATAAAGTAGCCATTGTAGTTTATGCAGGTGCAGCAGGTGTAGTTTTGCCTTCTACTTCTGGAACTAAAAAAGAAGAAATTATTGCAGCTTTAGACAAACTTAGTGCTGGAGGAAGTACAGCAGGAGGACAAGGAATAGAATTGGCTTACAAAATTGCAAAAGAAAACTTCATAAAAGATGGAACAAATCGTGTTATTTTGTGTACCGATGGCGATTTTAATGTAGGTTCTTCTTCTGATGGCGATATGCAAAGATTGATAGAAAAGCAGCGTGAAAGTGGTGTTTTCTTGACGTGTTTGGGTTTTGGAATGGGAAATTATAAAGACTCAAAACTAGAAACTTTAGCAGATAAAGGAAACGGAAATTATGGCTACATTGATGACTTTCAAGAAGCTAGAAAAATGCTTGTTACTGAGTTTTCGGGAACGCTTTTTACACTTGCAAAAGATGTAAAAATTCAAATTGAATTTAATCCAAATTATGTGGCTGCATATCGTTTGGTAGGTTATGAAAACCGTCTTTTGAATGAAGAAGATTTTGATAATGATACAAAAGATGCTGGAGAAATAGGCGTAGGACATACTGTAACAGCACTTTATGAAATTATTCCTGTTGGTGTAAAATCAGATTTTCTACCTAAAAAAGACAACAAAGGAAAAAGACTAAAATACCAAAATTCAGAAGTTTCGGAAGCAGCAGGAAGCCAAGAGTTGATGACTGTAAAGTTTCGCTACAAACAACCCGACGGAAAGAAAAGTACAGAATTTGAAGAAATTATTATGAATGAAGTAAAAATTAATAACTCTGAAAATTTTGTTTGGACAAATGTTGTTGCAATGTTTGGAATGATTCTGACAGATTCTAAGTACAAAAAAGAAAAAGATTCAGATTTGTATAAATGGATTTTGGAAAACGCCCCCAATGCAAAGACAAAAGATGAAGAAGGTTATAGAGGAGAGTTTATTCGCCTCGTCAAAACGGCTGAATCATTGAAAAAATAG
- the fbp gene encoding class 1 fructose-bisphosphatase, translated as MSQKTTLRQFLKANEANLPAPLSELDHLLHSIARTAKTVHAHVTRAAITDLYGTAGSSNIQGEEQQKLDVLANTLFVTTFRESNLVCVVGSEEEEEIILMDNNDAEYVVAMDPLDGSSNIDVNVSIGTIFSVFKRKSEKGTKPKVEDVLQKGTEQLIGGYVLYGTATAFVFTTGNGVHIFTYDPKGGEFLLTHTNLEIVKDSKTYSCNEGGFLGFTEGVKKYIDFCKEEGDYKARYIGSLVADFHRNMLKGGIFIYPSTQKTPKGKLRLLYECNPLAFIAEQAGGKAYDGRVRIMEIEPESLHQRTTYYVGSANMVDKALELIETHE; from the coding sequence ATGAGTCAAAAAACAACTTTACGCCAGTTTTTAAAAGCTAACGAGGCAAATCTTCCTGCGCCACTTTCCGAATTAGACCATTTATTACATTCGATTGCTCGCACAGCCAAAACGGTTCATGCACATGTTACTCGTGCAGCCATTACGGATTTGTATGGAACGGCAGGTTCTAGTAATATTCAAGGCGAAGAACAGCAAAAACTAGATGTCCTTGCAAACACACTTTTTGTTACTACTTTTAGAGAAAGTAATTTGGTGTGTGTGGTAGGTTCGGAAGAAGAGGAAGAAATTATTTTGATGGATAATAATGACGCTGAATATGTTGTAGCAATGGACCCTTTGGACGGCTCATCAAATATTGATGTGAATGTTTCTATCGGAACTATTTTTTCAGTTTTTAAGCGTAAATCTGAAAAAGGGACAAAACCAAAAGTAGAAGATGTGTTACAAAAAGGCACAGAACAGCTCATTGGTGGTTATGTTTTGTATGGAACAGCTACAGCTTTTGTTTTTACAACAGGAAATGGCGTTCATATTTTTACTTATGACCCAAAAGGAGGAGAGTTTTTACTTACACACACTAATTTAGAAATTGTAAAAGATAGCAAAACATATTCTTGTAATGAAGGTGGATTTTTAGGTTTTACAGAAGGAGTAAAAAAATACATTGATTTTTGCAAAGAAGAAGGTGATTATAAAGCTCGTTATATTGGTTCTTTGGTGGCAGATTTCCATAGAAATATGCTAAAAGGTGGGATTTTTATTTATCCAAGTACACAAAAAACACCAAAAGGAAAATTGCGTTTATTGTATGAATGTAATCCGTTGGCGTTTATTGCCGAACAAGCAGGTGGAAAAGCATACGACGGACGTGTGCGTATAATGGAAATCGAACCCGAATCTTTGCATCAACGAACTACCTATTATGTAGGTTCTGCAAATATGGTTGATAAGGCTTTGGAATTAATAGAAACTCATGAGTAA
- the pruA gene encoding L-glutamate gamma-semialdehyde dehydrogenase has protein sequence MQNAIFSIPFPKNEPVLEYRAGSPEREALKKAIKELRSQELDIPMTIGGQKVRTDEKMRLSPPHDHKHTLGHFHYGDKGHVKQAIRAALAAKESWEELPWTNRATIFLKAADLIAGEYRAKINAATVLGQSKNAYQAEIDAACEFIDFLRFNAYFMQEIYEKQPVSDNGIWNKLEYRPLEGFVFALTPFNFTAIAGNLPASAALMGNVIVWKPAFTQIYSAHVIMEVFEKAGMPDGVINLIFTDGPETGDVIFNHKDFAGIHFTGSTGVFQTIWKEIGKNIQKYVSYPRIVGETGGKDFVVAHHTANAKQVATALVRGAFEFQGQKCSAASRAYLPQNIWKEVKETMTEMLAEIKMGSPEVYGNFINAVIDEKSYDKIANYIDNAKKDKNVKVIAGGNHDKSKGYFIEPTVLKVEDPKYVTMCEEIFGPVLTIYVYPENDFEDILTLTDQTSPYALTGSIFAHDRTAVELATKKLKNAAGNFYINDKPTGAVVGQQPFGGARASGTNDKAGSYLNLLRWVSPRTIKETFNAPTSYEYPFLELDPKTKEGKKKGKKEKNKK, from the coding sequence ATGCAAAATGCCATTTTTTCTATTCCTTTTCCAAAAAACGAACCTGTTTTAGAATACCGTGCAGGTTCTCCTGAGCGTGAAGCTCTCAAAAAAGCAATCAAAGAATTGCGTAGCCAAGAATTAGATATTCCAATGACTATTGGTGGGCAAAAAGTACGCACAGATGAAAAAATGCGTCTTTCGCCTCCTCACGACCACAAACACACATTAGGTCATTTTCATTATGGCGACAAAGGTCATGTAAAACAAGCAATTCGTGCAGCATTAGCAGCAAAAGAATCTTGGGAAGAATTGCCTTGGACAAACCGTGCAACTATTTTCTTGAAAGCAGCCGACCTTATTGCAGGAGAGTACCGTGCTAAAATTAATGCAGCAACTGTGTTAGGTCAGTCTAAAAATGCTTATCAAGCTGAAATCGATGCAGCTTGTGAGTTTATTGATTTCTTGCGTTTCAATGCTTATTTTATGCAAGAAATTTATGAAAAACAACCCGTTTCAGACAATGGAATTTGGAATAAATTAGAATATCGTCCTTTAGAAGGTTTTGTTTTTGCGCTTACACCATTCAATTTTACAGCTATTGCAGGAAATCTTCCAGCATCGGCTGCTCTTATGGGAAATGTTATAGTTTGGAAGCCAGCATTTACACAGATTTATTCGGCTCACGTAATTATGGAAGTCTTCGAAAAAGCAGGAATGCCAGATGGAGTAATTAACCTTATTTTTACAGATGGTCCTGAAACTGGTGATGTAATTTTCAATCATAAAGATTTCGCAGGTATTCATTTTACGGGAAGTACAGGTGTATTCCAAACAATTTGGAAAGAAATTGGAAAAAATATCCAAAAATATGTAAGTTATCCAAGAATTGTAGGCGAAACAGGTGGAAAAGATTTTGTAGTTGCTCATCATACAGCAAATGCAAAACAAGTAGCTACTGCCCTTGTTCGTGGTGCATTTGAGTTCCAAGGACAAAAATGTTCGGCTGCTTCAAGAGCTTATCTTCCTCAGAATATTTGGAAAGAAGTAAAAGAAACAATGACTGAAATGCTTGCTGAAATCAAAATGGGTTCGCCTGAAGTATATGGTAATTTTATCAATGCTGTGATTGATGAAAAATCTTATGATAAGATTGCAAACTACATTGATAATGCTAAAAAGGATAAAAATGTTAAAGTAATTGCAGGTGGAAATCATGACAAATCAAAAGGTTACTTTATTGAGCCTACTGTTTTGAAGGTAGAAGACCCTAAATATGTAACCATGTGTGAAGAAATTTTTGGACCTGTTTTGACAATTTATGTATATCCAGAAAATGATTTTGAGGATATTCTTACACTTACAGACCAAACTTCACCTTATGCTTTGACAGGTTCTATCTTTGCTCACGACCGTACAGCAGTAGAATTGGCTACCAAAAAACTCAAAAATGCAGCAGGTAATTTTTATATCAATGACAAGCCAACTGGTGCAGTAGTAGGTCAGCAGCCATTTGGAGGTGCAAGAGCGTCAGGAACAAATGACAAAGCAGGTTCGTATTTGAATCTTTTGCGTTGGGTAAGTCCTCGTACAATCAAAGAAACTTTCAATGCTCCAACAAGTTATGAATATCCATTTTTGGAATTAGACCCAAAAACAAAAGAGGGTAAAAAGAAAGGCAAAAAAGAAAAAAATAAGAAGTAA
- the bamD gene encoding outer membrane protein assembly factor BamD, with the protein MNLVTFQKRIIKNLLFLISAFFLFNGITSCQFYRNTASHYNAYFLAEERFNEVYKNTYIQQESDFNNVLLVLPPIDSVSMGGFKGELDYVVEKASLPIQRHPESDWVDDSYLLIGKARLHQSDYRNAINSFKYLNGNSDELDIRHASLIWLMRSFIESANLDQASFTMDYISKEGDKFSEENIRDFYLVSAHYYRTISDFDKTAAYLELALPYTKNKTQKARYHFILGQIYQNKAKEGINDKTINITKNDRKSYQNYQLSIKAHPDYEMVFNAQLNASQVAGTSAEDVKQAQKYFEKLLKDQKNEEYKDRIYYEMAGFAQKRGKIEEAITLLQESLNQPSTNSAQKAYTYVRMGELYYAESEYAKANSYYDSALSISTKEMRNYDEIVARGEILNQFFAQYDVLEKADTKINLSQMSQEELVKYFEKQIEEEKAQIDKEIAAAEKAAKNGNLVNQGTTNPFANTANPAQTWYFYNEEAVRQGKNTFVRIWKNRPLEDNWRRSNKINSTLDNTVNPTETTADSKTEQENIYATVAGVEERLETVPKTIEEISLLQQEIQVALFELGKVYHYQLKEDENARATFERFINDFPANTNTAEALFILRKMCLENKSLEKCDVASYEKDLQEHYPESTFAKLISDPNYLEAAAVNDTIVTSLYKESYELYSAKNYEKAIEKLEKIQSEYPQNSHNAKVELLRIMSSSYVESLPVYVEKLTTFVTKYEGSKEQEYAKKLLKVADKKLKENPIQELKDEIDIGG; encoded by the coding sequence ATGAATTTAGTAACATTTCAAAAAAGGATAATTAAGAATTTATTATTCCTTATTTCTGCATTTTTTCTATTTAATGGCATTACTTCTTGCCAGTTTTACAGAAATACAGCTTCTCATTATAATGCCTATTTTTTGGCTGAGGAGCGTTTTAATGAAGTTTATAAGAATACTTATATTCAACAAGAAAGTGATTTTAATAATGTTTTGCTAGTTTTGCCTCCAATAGATAGTGTTTCGATGGGAGGTTTTAAGGGAGAATTGGATTATGTTGTTGAAAAGGCTTCTTTGCCGATTCAACGCCATCCAGAAAGTGATTGGGTAGATGATAGTTATTTATTGATTGGAAAAGCTCGTTTGCATCAATCTGATTATAGAAATGCAATTAATTCGTTTAAATATTTGAATGGAAATAGTGATGAATTAGATATTCGTCATGCTTCACTTATTTGGCTGATGCGTTCTTTCATTGAAAGTGCAAATTTAGACCAAGCATCTTTTACAATGGATTATATTTCAAAAGAAGGAGATAAATTTTCAGAAGAAAATATTAGAGATTTTTATTTAGTTTCTGCTCATTATTATAGAACAATTAGTGATTTTGATAAAACAGCAGCCTATCTAGAGTTGGCTTTGCCTTACACTAAAAATAAAACTCAAAAGGCTCGTTATCATTTTATTTTGGGTCAGATTTATCAAAATAAAGCAAAAGAAGGAATAAATGACAAGACAATAAATATCACAAAAAATGATAGAAAATCATATCAAAATTATCAATTAAGCATAAAAGCACACCCCGATTATGAGATGGTTTTTAATGCTCAACTCAATGCTTCACAAGTTGCAGGAACAAGCGCAGAAGATGTAAAACAAGCACAAAAATATTTTGAAAAACTACTCAAAGACCAAAAAAATGAAGAGTATAAAGACCGTATTTATTATGAAATGGCAGGTTTTGCACAAAAAAGAGGAAAGATAGAAGAAGCTATTACATTGTTGCAAGAATCTTTAAATCAACCTTCGACAAATTCGGCTCAAAAAGCATATACCTATGTCAGAATGGGCGAGCTTTATTACGCTGAGAGTGAATATGCAAAGGCAAATTCGTATTATGATTCTGCGCTTTCGATTAGCACAAAAGAAATGCGTAATTATGATGAAATTGTTGCACGAGGAGAAATTTTGAATCAATTTTTTGCACAATATGATGTTTTGGAGAAAGCAGATACAAAGATTAATCTTTCTCAAATGTCCCAAGAGGAGCTAGTCAAATATTTTGAAAAACAAATTGAGGAAGAAAAAGCTCAAATAGATAAAGAGATTGCAGCAGCCGAAAAAGCAGCCAAAAATGGAAATTTGGTCAATCAAGGAACAACAAATCCATTTGCAAATACTGCAAACCCTGCTCAAACGTGGTATTTTTATAATGAAGAAGCCGTTAGACAGGGAAAAAATACATTTGTTAGAATTTGGAAAAACCGTCCTTTGGAGGATAATTGGAGAAGAAGCAATAAAATAAATAGTACACTTGATAATACTGTAAATCCAACAGAAACAACAGCAGACAGTAAAACAGAACAAGAAAATATTTATGCAACTGTTGCAGGTGTAGAGGAGCGTTTGGAAACAGTTCCAAAAACAATAGAGGAAATTTCACTTTTACAGCAAGAAATTCAAGTTGCTTTATTTGAGCTTGGTAAAGTATATCATTATCAGCTTAAAGAAGATGAAAATGCTAGAGCTACTTTCGAACGTTTTATAAATGATTTTCCTGCCAATACAAATACTGCTGAAGCTCTGTTTATACTTCGTAAAATGTGTTTGGAAAATAAATCTTTAGAAAAATGTGATGTAGCTAGTTATGAAAAAGACTTACAAGAACATTATCCAGAATCTACTTTTGCAAAACTTATCTCTGACCCTAATTATTTAGAAGCAGCAGCCGTTAATGATACGATTGTAACGAGTTTGTATAAAGAAAGTTATGAGCTTTATTCAGCTAAAAACTATGAAAAGGCAATTGAAAAGTTAGAAAAAATACAGAGTGAGTACCCACAAAATAGCCATAATGCAAAAGTAGAATTATTGCGAATAATGAGTAGTTCTTATGTAGAATCGTTGCCTGTTTATGTAGAAAAATTAACTACTTTTGTTACAAAATATGAAGGAAGTAAAGAACAAGAATATGCAAAAAAACTTTTGAAAGTAGCAGATAAAAAGTTAAAAGAAAATCCAATTCAAGAGCTTAAAGATGAAATAGATATAGGTGGATAA